From a region of the Arachis ipaensis cultivar K30076 chromosome B09, Araip1.1, whole genome shotgun sequence genome:
- the LOC110266948 gene encoding uncharacterized protein LOC110266948 translates to MKWKWLTSVIEIRSFLSLAKYYRRFIKRFLQLALSLTKLTRKDTPFVWTPECEESFQALKYMLTVAPVLVLPEQSEPFEVYCDASLKGLECVLMQHQNVVAYASRKSERCDGRLESEVFICSLDDAMRGTVTKGISRFIKTVKRYVKYYQQLNRKNSGKCQKDRMLRKYIPNTSHVLEPKPIQVREDLTLPVIPVRIDNTSVKRLRGRKVSLVKAAWSRAGIEEHTWKLESDMRKNYPHLFSGN, encoded by the exons atgaaATGGAAGTGGCTAACTTCAGTAATAGAGATTAGGAGTTTCCTAAGTTTGGCGAAATATTATCGGAGATTCATTAAGAGATTTTTGCAGCTCGCCTTATctttaactaagttgactaggaaggatacgcCTTTTGTCTGGACTCCGGAGTGTGAAGAGAGTTTTCAAGCATTGAAGTACATGTTGACTGTTGCACCCGTATTGGTATTGCCCGAACAAAGTGAGCCGtttgaagtgtactgtgatgcatcaCTGAAGGGTTTAGAGTGCGTtctgatgcagcaccagaatgttgtagcatacgcctcacg gaaaagTGAACGTTGTGACGGACGCCTTGAGTCGGaagtctttatatgcagcttggatgatgctatgAGAGGAACAGTTACTAaaggcatttcaag GTTCATCAAGACAGTGAAGCGTTACGTAAAGTATTACCAGCAGTTGAACAGGAAAAACAGTGGAAAGTGTCAGAAGGATAGGATG CTTCGGAAGTATATTCCTAATACAAGTCATGTTCTAGAACCAAAACCAATTcaagtaagagaagatctaacacttccaGTAATTCCGGTAAGAATTGATAACACCAGTGTTAAACGATTACGTGGAAGGAAAGTATCATTAGTAAAAGCagcttggagtcgagctggtatcgAGGAACATACTTGGAAACTTGAATCAGATATGCGAAAGAACtatccacatctcttttcaggtaactag